The genomic segment CAGAAATTAATTGTTAATGAAAGGGAAAGGCTACCAGCTGTTTTTTACAagctaaataattattaattaaataagcaGCCAACTATGACTGACATGAACTTATACTGAGCCCCTCCATTTTTGTCTCCTCCCATGGCTGCTGCTTATGCTGCGCTTCTTGCTGTTGCTCGATCATTACGAGAGATTTTGGATATGGACAAGTATATCGATCCTCTTCacaaagaaaaaaatgtttCTCTCAAGGAAAAAGTTGATTTCATCATTGCTTTCCTTGAAGATTATTCAGATAAGTATCAAGAAACACTTGGTCGTGAGGGAAATGGGATTAGAGAAGCTGCATGTGAAGCTCAAGATTTCATGGATTCGTATCAATGTTCGGTGTCAACTATTGATGATGATGGGAGGTCTGAAGAGGCTCATTTGAACTTGGATCGAGACTTAACCATGGCGTCTGAAAGGATTGGTTTTATTTGGGAAGAGACGATGAAGATGAACAACGGTACTGACACGGCAAAAGATAGGCGATCTGTATCTTATTCTTTTCCTGTTGATCGTTCATCCACGGTCCAAGCCACTGCCAGAAAAGTGGTAGTGGGATTTGATGATGACTTGCTCGCTATCAAAGAACGGTTATACGAAGACTCTGCTAAACTCCAAATTATCCCAGTTGTTGGGATGGGGGGTATCGGGAAGACGACTCTGGCTAGAAAAGCATACGACAATTCAATCTTTTCTCAATACTTCGACAAATGCGCATTGATCACTGTGTCACAAGAGTATCAAAGGAGAGAGGTTCTTTCAGGGCTTTTGAAGTCCCTCGAGAATGAACAATCTAATGAAAACGAAGCAGAACTGGAAAAACTAGTGTATCAAAGTCTCTTTGGCAGGCGATATCTCATTGTGATTGATGATATATGGAGTACCAAGGCATGGGATGATTTCAAGATGACATTCCCAGATGATGGTAGTGGAAGTCGAATCTTGTTAACCACCAGGCTATTAGATGTGGCTTCTCATGCGAGATCTTCAGATGCTCCTGTTCACCAAATGAACTGTTTAAATAATGGTCAAAGTTGGGAATTACTTCAAGAAAGTGTTTTCGAACAACAGTCTTGTCCTCTCCAACTGGTGAAAATCGGGAAGAAGATTGCGGAAAATTGTAGGGGACTCCCACTCATCATCGTGGTGGTTGCAGGACTAATCCTTTCTTCAGGCAACGTGATGAGAGAAGAAGTGTGGGAAAATGTTTCAGAAAATATAAGTTCTAAAGAGCCTACAATTGGCCTTCAGTGCTCAAAGATACTGTGTTTTAGTTACGATCGGTTACCTCTTCGACTAAAACCATGCTTCCTATACATAGCAGCTTTTCCTGAAGATTATGAAATTGATGTTTCTAAGCTAATGAAGTTGTGGGTTGCTGAGGGATTTCTGAAACCAAACGATCAGTTCAAATGGTTGGAAGATGTGGGGGAACGTTATTTGGAGGATCTGGTGAACAGAAGTTTGCTCTTAGTGAGCAAGAAAGGGCCTGACGGGAAACTCGAAACTGTGGGAATCCATGATATGTTGAGGGAGATTTGCATAACAAAAGCTGAAGAAGAGGGTTTCTTCATGTTGTCTCATCCAAACCCAATTCCATGACAGAAATCATAGAGAATCCGTATCGCCGCCTCAGAATTCATTGCacggagaattttcaagaatgGAAAATCCTAGATTCGAGCGTGCGTTCGGTTCTACTTTTCTTCGAGAAATATCAGAGGCCAAGTATAGATCTAAGGTCTAGGCACGTCGGTGTCTTGAATGCACCCCAAGTAACTTGGCTGGGATTGTCATATGTAACATTCGTCAATTTAAGGTACCTTGCTTTTGCCTTGGGTCATTTATCAATTCCCGATGGATTTCCAGTCTCAGTATCAAAGCATCCCCATCTCGAAACTATAGTTGTTCGTGTAACTGACTTCTTCGGACGAGACAGTCTACTGCAAGTAccatatgaaattttaaagatgCCCAAGTTAAGGCATCTGATTTGGGAAACCCGGCCTTTACGTTTATCCTACTCATATGACATAGGAATTGTTCACGAAAGTGATCTACAAACCATTGAGACAGCGATCGATTTTATATTTGATGAAGAGATCATCAAAATACTGGTGAATCTGAAGAAATTGGCTGTCGTATATTATATGGAGAATCATAATTGG from the Primulina tabacum isolate GXHZ01 chromosome 16, ASM2559414v2, whole genome shotgun sequence genome contains:
- the LOC142529598 gene encoding putative late blight resistance protein homolog R1A-10, with product MAAAYAALLAVARSLREILDMDKYIDPLHKEKNVSLKEKVDFIIAFLEDYSDKYQETLGREGNGIREAACEAQDFMDSYQCSVSTIDDDGRSEEAHLNLDRDLTMASERIGFIWEETMKMNNGTDTAKDRRSVSYSFPVDRSSTVQATARKVVVGFDDDLLAIKERLYEDSAKLQIIPVVGMGGIGKTTLARKAYDNSIFSQYFDKCALITVSQEYQRREVLSGLLKSLENEQSNENEAELEKLVYQSLFGRRYLIVIDDIWSTKAWDDFKMTFPDDGSGSRILLTTRLLDVASHARSSDAPVHQMNCLNNGQSWELLQESVFEQQSCPLQLVKIGKKIAENCRGLPLIIVVVAGLILSSGNVMREEVWENVSENISSKEPTIGLQCSKILCFSYDRLPLRLKPCFLYIAAFPEDYEIDVSKLMKLWVAEGFLKPNDQFKWLEDVGERYLEDLVNRSLLLVSKKGPDGKLETVGIHDMLREICITKAEEEGFFMLSHPNPIP